CGATCCTGAAGTTGATGGAACGCTTCAGGCTCCAGCGGCCCGTTGCCCTATTGGTCGTTCTTGTGGTTCTGTTCCTGGGCGGAACCTTGGTGGTTCAACTCCTCCTCCCAGAACTGCTGGGACAATTCGAACAACTCACCGCTCTGTTGCCCAATCTGATCGACAAGATCAGGTCGATCATCGCAAGCCAACCAAGCCTGTCAGACCTCAACATCAGTCCATCTGAATCCCTCAGCTGGACGGGAATTCAGCCCGTTGGGGCGCAGCTACTTGGGTATGCCGGTGGTGCTGCAAATGGCTTGATTCAAGTTCTTTTGATGAGTCTGTTGGCGATCCTGCTCGCACTGGATCCCAAATCCCATCGCCAAATGCTGATCGCGGTGAGTCCTCGCCCTGCACGGGCTCAAGTCACGAAACTGCTGGATCGCTGCCGAGACGCTCTCGGCGGATGGCTTGCCGGCATGACCATTTCAGCAACTGCGGTGTTTGTCCTCACCTGGACTGGGCTCGCCATCCTTGGTGTGCCATTGGCCCTGCTCAGCGGCTTGGTATGCGGCTTGCTCACCTTTGTCCCCACGATTGGGCCTACGGCAGCAACGCTTTTGCCGATGGGGATTGCTCTTTTAATCTCCCCAACCCTGATGCTGCAGGTGTTGGTCTTGCGGCTTGCTCTGCAAAACCTCGAAGCTTTTGTCTTAACACCTGTCCTGCTGAGTCGGACGGTGAATCTGTTACCAACTGTGGCGTTGACCGCCCAGTTAAGCCTGGGAGCCCTACTGGGGCTGCCAGGCGTTCTGCTCGCTTTACCTCTGGTGGTGGTGCTTCAGGTGATCATGCAGCAAGTGGTGATCAAGCAGATCATGGACCGCTGGGAGCTATCCCCCGTATTGCCATCCCGTGCTGCTGAGCTCAAGGGCAGCAGCGTCACGGTGGAGAACCGCTGATTTCACCTGGCCAAGAAACACGGTGTGATCGCCATGGGCAAGTTCACCCACAAGCTCACACTCCACTGCACCGAGGGCGTCCTTGAGAATCGGTAAACCCAGCTCGCCTGTTGTGAATGGAGCGGCCTCAAAGCGTCCGCCAACCGCCTGCTGTGGCTTGAAAAACACAGCAGCCAAATCCTTCTGATCGGCGGCCAACACGTTGAGGGAGAAGCGGCGAGTGCGTTGAATCATGCCGTTGCTGGTGCTATCGGCACGAACAGCCATCACCACCAGGGGTGGATCGAAGGATCCCTGTGTCACCCAACTAGCAGTGAACCCATTGACCTGATCCCCTTCTGCGACACCACAGATGAACAAGCCATGGGGGATTTTTCTAAGCAGGGTTTTCTTGGCGTCGAGATCGAGCGACATCGTGCATTCGAGGCGATCTCCAACTTAGGAGTCAGAGCTCAGACCGACGCACAGGTCCGTAGTGACGCCACATGGAGGGAAGGAGAGCGATGACCACAACCGCCAGAAGATGGTGCCGAATCGCAAACATCAAGCTGGTCAGAGTGATGTGATCGAGCAGAAGACGAAGCTCAACGCGTAAATCAAAGAGAGCCAGTAGGCCCAACAACAGGGGGACCCAGCGTTGGGCTGGGGAGCTGGATGTCATGGCCACTCACGCACCCGCCGTTCGTTGTCTTGGCCAGATACTGAGGAGGGAAGGGGCCAGAGCAATACTCGACCAACTGCCCACAATCACCCCAATCGCAAGCGCCACTGCAAACCAAAACAAGGTCGATCCACCAAACAAAATCAGACCCAAGAGGGGGAGCAAGGTGGTGCCACT
The window above is part of the Synechococcus sp. WH 8020 genome. Proteins encoded here:
- a CDS encoding flavin reductase family protein; translation: MSLDLDAKKTLLRKIPHGLFICGVAEGDQVNGFTASWVTQGSFDPPLVVMAVRADSTSNGMIQRTRRFSLNVLAADQKDLAAVFFKPQQAVGGRFEAAPFTTGELGLPILKDALGAVECELVGELAHGDHTVFLGQVKSAVLHRDAAALELSSTGWQYGG
- a CDS encoding AI-2E family transporter, translating into MNARTLLIALTSILLTLLLWQLRWVLLILFGAVVLAVTLDVPILKLMERFRLQRPVALLVVLVVLFLGGTLVVQLLLPELLGQFEQLTALLPNLIDKIRSIIASQPSLSDLNISPSESLSWTGIQPVGAQLLGYAGGAANGLIQVLLMSLLAILLALDPKSHRQMLIAVSPRPARAQVTKLLDRCRDALGGWLAGMTISATAVFVLTWTGLAILGVPLALLSGLVCGLLTFVPTIGPTAATLLPMGIALLISPTLMLQVLVLRLALQNLEAFVLTPVLLSRTVNLLPTVALTAQLSLGALLGLPGVLLALPLVVVLQVIMQQVVIKQIMDRWELSPVLPSRAAELKGSSVTVENR